A stretch of DNA from Halobaculum sp. XH14:
TCGACGCCATCACGACGGTCGGCGACCGGCTCGTCCCGGGGCTGTTCGACGCGACCGAACCCGAAGCGGTCTTCGAGGAACTGGCCGCGCTCACCGCCGGCACGCCCGCCGACCTGTCGGGCATCAGCTACGACCGGCTGGACGCGGCGGGAGCGGTCCGCTGGCCGGCGCCCGACGCCGTCTCGGAGGGCGGCTACCGCTACCTCGCGGACGGCGCGGCCGGCGAGCCGGACGGTTGGACGTTCGAGACTCCGTCGGGCCGGGCGCGGTTCTCGTCGGCCCGCCACGCCGGCGTCCCCGAGCCCGTCGACGACGACTACCCGCTCACGCTGACGACCGGCCGCGAGGCCGACGGCTACAACACCGGCGTCCGGTCGCGCGACGCGGACTCGCCCGCCTCGCCGCTGGCTCGTGTCAACCCGGCGACGCTCGACGCGACGGGCGTCGCGGCGGCGACGGGAACTGGCAGCGGCGACGGCGACGCAACCCCCGGGGACGAAGGCGACCACGGCGACCGGGGCGACGGCGGAGCGACCGCGCTGCTCGACTCCCGCCGCGGGCGCGTGCCGGTCCGCGTCGATTCCGACCCGGCGGTCCCGGAGGGGCTCGTCTGGCTCCCGATCCACCACCCGCGGACGAACGAGCTGACGCTGCCCGAAACCGACCCCCGCTCCGACGAGCCGAACTTCAAGCAGTGCGCGGTCCGGCTAACGCCGGCGACGGGGACGGGCGAGAGCGCCGTCGCGGACGCGGAGGCGATCCGCGGTGACTAGCAAGGTCGAACAGCTCTGTCTCGCCACGCTCGGGTTCTTCTGGGCGTTCCTCATGTGGTTCTCGACGGCGGCGTTCAGCCCGAGCATCGGCGTCGCGTTCGGGCTCACGACCGGCGAACTCGCGCTGCTGGCGAGCTCGGCGCTCTGGCTCGCCCCGCCGGGTCGCGTGCTGGCGGGCTGGGCCGCCGACCGCGTCGGCGCCCACACCACGTTCACCGTCATCCTCGCGGTCACCGGACTGGTGAGCATCGTCTCCTCGTTCGTCACGAGCTACGAGGTGCTGTTCGTGGCCCGACTCGTCGTCGCCTCGGCGGGCATCAGCTTCGTCGTCGGCATCCAGCACGTCGCCCAGTGGTTCGACGAGCACGAGATGGGCACCGCGGAGGGGCTGTACGCCGGCACCGGCAACGTCGGCGCGGGCGTCGGCGCGCTGGTGCTCCCGCGGCTCTACGGCGTGAACTTCGGCGACGCGTTCCTTCACCTCGGCGTGGGCGCGCTGCTCATCGCGGGGCTCTACTGGTGGCGGGGCGTGCCCGCGAAGGACGCCGCGTCGGCCGAGGTCGCCCGGTCGAACGCGTCGCTGAAGGACACGCTGTTCGTCTGGACGCGCTACTCGGCCATCGCGCTCATGCTGGCGTACGCGATGTCGTTCGGCCTCGAGACGGCGATGAACTCGTGGCTGCCGAGCTACTACGCCACGGGCTTTGCGAACGAGATCGGCGATCTGGGTTTCGAGGGCGTCGCCGCCGTCCAGACGGCCGCCGGGACGTTCGCGGCCGTCCAGTCGTTCAACGCCTCGCTCTGGCGGCCGTTCTCGGGGTACATGTCCGACCTCTGGCAGCGCAAGGGGTGGACGCCGTACCCGGTGCTCGCGGACGACCGACCGTACTCCCCGCGGGTCCACTGGCTGCTGACCGCGCTCGTCTGCATCACGGTCCTGATGGTCGCGCTCACCGTCGTCGGGATGCTCGGGCTGCTCCCCGCCTCGGTCGTCGTCTTGGCGGCGTTCGGCGTCGCGGTCAGCTTCGGCACGGGCGGCGTGTTCGCCATCGTGCCGGTCCTGTTCCCGGATCGACCGGGGACAGCCTCGGGGTTCATCGGGGGGATCTCCACGACCGGCGGCATCGTCTACCCGGTCGTGTTCGGCGGCGTCGGGAGCATCCACGCGGGCTACGCGGTCGTCGCGATCGCGTTCTTCCTCCCGATCATCGCCTTCTACGTCCGGGTGATGGGTCGCGGCGGCGGGGTCGCGGAGGGTGGAATCGGCAGCCGGGAGCGCTGGCTCGGCGAGGAACCGGCCGTCGCCGGGGGCGACGACTGATGTCCGGCGGCGAGCCGACGCCAGACGAGGACGACGGTCGCGGACACGACGACTGGTACCGCTGGGGGCGCGCGGTGCTGTACGCCGAGATGGCGCTCGCGGTGCTGGTCACCGTGTTCTCGCTGTATCTCGCGTTCACCGGGCGGGCCGGGCTCCTGACCTGACGCGCCCGCCGCCCGCCCTCAAAACGAGAGGTGGGAGGTCGAACTCGGGCCGTCGTCGTCGCCCCAGCCGTCGTCGTCCTCGATGCCGCCCTCGTGGACGAACGCGTAGCCGTCGTCGGTGAGATACACCGTCCCGTCCTCGACGCTCACGTCGACGCCGACGAGCGTCGTGTGGGCGGCGTCGCCGTTGTCACAGTGGCCCGAACAGGAGTCGAACGTCGACCCGTGTTTCGGACAGATCAGCTCCCCGTCGCGCATCGCGACGCCCATCCCGCGGTCGAGCCGCTGGGCCTCGTGCGTACAGCGGTTCACCCACGCCTCCACGCCGTCCTCACAGGGGACCAGGATCACCTCGTCGTCGGTGCCGTGGGCGTCGGTGGCCGTGAACAGCCACGAGCGCCCCTCGCGGACCGCCTCGACCGTCGTGAGTTCGGTGCGTGTGCTCACATCCGCGAGACCCGCCCGTCGGCGAAATTTCTTTCCCTCGGCGCGTCCCCGCGACCGACGTCCCTCCGAACCCCGTGCAGGGACCGCTACTGCTCGGCCGGAGGGGCCTCGTCCTCGGGGCGCGGCAGCGGGAACGAGACGCCGGTCTGCTCGCGCGAGACGGCCCAGAGCCGTCGCGCGGCGGCCCGGTCGTGCGAGCGGTCGGACGACTCCTGCCGCTCGGGCGCGCCGCGCATGTTCATGAGCCCGCCGGGACCGTAGTACGCGCCGCCCTCGACGTCCGGCGCGGTGGCGGCGTACAGCGACGGGAGCGCGCCGGCGGCCGCCGACTGGCCGAGCACCGCGTTCGCCGCGCGCATCACGAGTGCCTTGAGGCGCGAGCCGTCCATCTCCGCGCCGCGGGACTGGAGGTTCGTGGCGGCGTAGCCGGGGTGGACCCCCACGCTCGTCACGTCGGCCGGAACCGAATCTGCCGCTGTTTCCGCCGATTCTGCGTCGTCCGCGCGCCGATCCAGTTCGTACGCGAACAGCAGGTTCGCCAGTTTCGACTGGCCGTAGGCGTCCCACCGGTCGTACTCCCGCTCGCCGTGCAGGTCCTCGAAGTCGATGCGGCCGTTCTCGTGGAGGCCGCTGGAGACGGTGACGACCCGCGCGTCGTCCGCGAGGTCCTCGAACAGCAGGCCCGTGAGCGCGAAGTGGCCGAGGTGGTTCACCCCGAACTGCGTCTCGAACCCGTCGGCCGTCTCGCGCCGGGGGATCGCCATCACGCCGGCGTTGTTGAGCAGCACGTCGATATCGGGCTTCTCGCGCTCGTCGGCCGCGAACGACCGGACCGAATCGAGGTCCGCGAGGTCGAGTTCCGCGACCGTCAGGTCCGCGTCGGGGACGTCCCCGCGGACGTCCCTCGCGGCCGACTCGCCGCGTTCGACGCCCCGGCACGCCATCACGACCGTCGCGCCGGCGCGGGCCAGTTCTCGGGTCGCCTCCAGTCCGATGCCGCTGTTCGCCCCGGTCACGACCGCGCGTCGGTCGGACTGGTCCGGAACGTCCGCCGCCGTCCAGGTCATACCGGTCCGTGGGGTGCTACGACCTAAACCTGTGGCCCCGACCGGCGCGCCGCCCGAACCCGCGTTCCGATACACCTAAGAAATAAATGTAGTATTGAAATCTGTTACGTTCGAAGATCGATCCGGCTCCTCCGGGGAGAGGCCCTCGCCGGCGGGAACCGCGGGGACCTTTGCGGTCCGTCCACGTAGCCGGAATGAATGGCCTCCGAACGCGAGAGGATGCTGAACGGCGATCGCTACGACCCGACCGACCCGGAACTCGTGGCCGAGCGCGAGCGGGCGAGGCGACTCGTCCGACGGTACAACCGGACGACTGCGGACGAGTCGGACCGACGGGACCGGTTGCTCGCGGAGCTGTTCGGCACGGTCGGTGACGACCCGTACGTCGAACCGCCGTTCCGCTGTGACTACGGCGACAACGTTCACGTCGGCGAGAACTTCTACGCGAACTTCGACTGCGTCGTGCTCGACTGCTGTCGCGTGGAGTTCGGACGGGACTGCAAGCTCGGCCCCGGCGTCCACGTCTACACCGCGACGCACCCGCTCGACCCGGCAGAGCGGGCCACCGGCACGGAGTGGGGCGAGCCCGTCACGGTCGGCGACAACGTCTGGATCGGCGGGCGGGCGGTGCTCAACCCGGGAGTCACCGTCGGCGACGACGCCGTCGTCGCCTCCGGCGCGGTCGTGACCGAGGACGTCCCCGACGGCGTCGTCGGGGGCAACCCTGCGACGGTGATCAGGGGGAGCACGCGGGACTGACTCGGCCCCGATCCGCGGGCCGAACTCGTCCAATCATTTCGAACTGTCTCATGTACTGTCAGTATACATATCTTTTCTCGTCTTCCCGGATTCGACCGTCGGGAGAGCGCTTTTCGCGTCTCCCGCCGAGATGAGGGTATGGACGGCGCCTGGGAGCAGAACCGCGAGCGGCTCGCGTGGGCCGCCGTCGGCCTCCTCATCACGGGACTCGCGGCCTACCTCGCCCGCTCGTTCGTCGGCTCGATCGTCGTGGGCGTGTTCCTCTACTACGCGACACGGCCCGTGTTTCGACGGCTCGCGGCCCGGACCCGCCGCCGTGACGTGTCCGCGCTGGTGACGCTGCTGGTCGTCGGGCTCCCGCTGCTGCTCGTCATCGCCTACACCGGGCTCGTCGCGCTCCGCGAGGTCGGACAGCTGTTCCAGGGCGATCAGCTCGAAGCCTACCGGGAGATGCTGGCCCCGTACGTGAACATCGCGTCGCTGGCGCGGCCGGACGAACTGGTCGGGCTCCTGGGTGAGAACGCCGACCTGCTCGCGGACTCGGCGGGGGCCATCTTCATCTGGTTCGTCCGCCTGTTCGTCATCCTCACGGTCGCGTTCTACCTGCTCCGGGACGGCCACGCTGCCGCCGCGTGGTACCGCCGGACGTTCGGCGGCGTCGACGGCGCGGTGGCGTTCGCGGAGGCCGTCGACGCCGACCTCTCGACGGTGTACGTGGGCAACGTCCTCACCGTCGCCATCACGGCGGTCATCGCCGCCGTCGTGTTCCTGGCGTTCAACCTCGTCGCCCCGCCCGACGCCGGCGTCACCCCGCCACTCCTGCTCGCGCTGCTCGTCGGCGTCTTCACCCTCTTGCCGGTGCTTGGCATCAAGATCGTCTACGTCCCGTACGCCGGCTACCTGCTCGTCCGGAGTCTCACCGGCGACGTGGTGCCGCTGTGGGTTCCGGTCGCGTTCTTCGTCGTCACCGTCGTCGTCGTGGACACGGTTCCGGACGTGTTCATCCGCTCGTACGTGTCGAAGGGGAACGTCAACATGGGGCTGATGCTGCTCTCGTACGTGTTCGGCACGTTCGCGTTCGGCTGGTACGGGCTGTTTCTGGGTCCCGTCGTGCTGGTGCTGTTCGTCCACTTCGCCACGCGGATCCTCCCGAACCTGGTCGAGACGGGTCGGAAACGGGTGTTCACCGAGTGACCGGTCACCCTCGTAGCGGTCGCGGGGCGGGGGAAACGGCGGCCGGCGAACCCCGGCCCGTCCTACTCGGTAGTGTTGGTGGTATCAATGGCGTCGGTGGCGGTGGTACCGTCGGTCGTCTCGGTCGTCTCGTTGCCCATCGCGGTTCCGGTCGCCGTCCCCGTCGCGTCGGTTTCGTTTCCGACGGCGTCGGTCCCGGTCGGCGTCCCCGTCTCCTCGGGCGTCTCGCCCTCCTCCGGCGGGACGATCCTGACGACGCGGCCGGTGTCGCCCTCGGGGACGCCCTCCTCGTTGACGAGGACGTACAGCTCCCCGTCGTTGTCCCGCCCGAACATCCGGACGAAGAAGCTGAACCCCTCGGTGAAGACGAGTTCCTCCATCTCCCAGAGCTCGTCGCGCGGCACGTCGCCCTCGGAGGGCCCCCCGGGGG
This window harbors:
- a CDS encoding oxidoreductase, whose amino-acid sequence is MTWTAADVPDQSDRRAVVTGANSGIGLEATRELARAGATVVMACRGVERGESAARDVRGDVPDADLTVAELDLADLDSVRSFAADEREKPDIDVLLNNAGVMAIPRRETADGFETQFGVNHLGHFALTGLLFEDLADDARVVTVSSGLHENGRIDFEDLHGEREYDRWDAYGQSKLANLLFAYELDRRADDAESAETAADSVPADVTSVGVHPGYAATNLQSRGAEMDGSRLKALVMRAANAVLGQSAAAGALPSLYAATAPDVEGGAYYGPGGLMNMRGAPERQESSDRSHDRAAARRLWAVSREQTGVSFPLPRPEDEAPPAEQ
- a CDS encoding sugar O-acetyltransferase, translated to MASERERMLNGDRYDPTDPELVAERERARRLVRRYNRTTADESDRRDRLLAELFGTVGDDPYVEPPFRCDYGDNVHVGENFYANFDCVVLDCCRVEFGRDCKLGPGVHVYTATHPLDPAERATGTEWGEPVTVGDNVWIGGRAVLNPGVTVGDDAVVASGAVVTEDVPDGVVGGNPATVIRGSTRD
- a CDS encoding MFS transporter, translating into MTSKVEQLCLATLGFFWAFLMWFSTAAFSPSIGVAFGLTTGELALLASSALWLAPPGRVLAGWAADRVGAHTTFTVILAVTGLVSIVSSFVTSYEVLFVARLVVASAGISFVVGIQHVAQWFDEHEMGTAEGLYAGTGNVGAGVGALVLPRLYGVNFGDAFLHLGVGALLIAGLYWWRGVPAKDAASAEVARSNASLKDTLFVWTRYSAIALMLAYAMSFGLETAMNSWLPSYYATGFANEIGDLGFEGVAAVQTAAGTFAAVQSFNASLWRPFSGYMSDLWQRKGWTPYPVLADDRPYSPRVHWLLTALVCITVLMVALTVVGMLGLLPASVVVLAAFGVAVSFGTGGVFAIVPVLFPDRPGTASGFIGGISTTGGIVYPVVFGGVGSIHAGYAVVAIAFFLPIIAFYVRVMGRGGGVAEGGIGSRERWLGEEPAVAGGDD
- a CDS encoding Rieske (2Fe-2S) protein is translated as MSTRTELTTVEAVREGRSWLFTATDAHGTDDEVILVPCEDGVEAWVNRCTHEAQRLDRGMGVAMRDGELICPKHGSTFDSCSGHCDNGDAAHTTLVGVDVSVEDGTVYLTDDGYAFVHEGGIEDDDGWGDDDGPSSTSHLSF
- a CDS encoding AI-2E family transporter, which encodes MDGAWEQNRERLAWAAVGLLITGLAAYLARSFVGSIVVGVFLYYATRPVFRRLAARTRRRDVSALVTLLVVGLPLLLVIAYTGLVALREVGQLFQGDQLEAYREMLAPYVNIASLARPDELVGLLGENADLLADSAGAIFIWFVRLFVILTVAFYLLRDGHAAAAWYRRTFGGVDGAVAFAEAVDADLSTVYVGNVLTVAITAVIAAVVFLAFNLVAPPDAGVTPPLLLALLVGVFTLLPVLGIKIVYVPYAGYLLVRSLTGDVVPLWVPVAFFVVTVVVVDTVPDVFIRSYVSKGNVNMGLMLLSYVFGTFAFGWYGLFLGPVVLVLFVHFATRILPNLVETGRKRVFTE